The Burkholderia pyrrocinia genome has a segment encoding these proteins:
- a CDS encoding histidine triad nucleotide-binding protein — MSHDPNCLFCKIAAGEIPSTKVHEDDEFVAFRDIRPAAETHVLVIPRQHLPTLSAASDGDAPMLGRLMLLVARLADQLGVAYTGGGTGFRTVINTGPGGGQEVYHLHAHILAGPRPWQRMG, encoded by the coding sequence ATGAGTCACGATCCGAATTGCCTGTTCTGCAAGATCGCCGCAGGCGAGATCCCGAGCACGAAGGTGCACGAGGACGACGAATTCGTCGCGTTCCGCGACATCCGCCCGGCGGCCGAGACGCACGTGCTCGTGATTCCGCGCCAGCACCTGCCGACGCTGTCGGCGGCGAGCGACGGCGATGCGCCGATGCTCGGCCGGCTGATGCTGCTCGTCGCGCGCCTCGCCGATCAGCTCGGCGTCGCGTATACGGGCGGCGGAACCGGTTTTCGCACGGTGATCAATACGGGCCCCGGCGGCGGGCAGGAGGTTTACCACCTGCACGCGCATATCCTGGCCGGCCCGCGCCCCTGGCAGCGGATGGGTTGA
- the tatB gene encoding Sec-independent protein translocase protein TatB, whose protein sequence is MLDLGLTKMALIGVVALVVLGPERLPRVARTAGALFGRAQRYINDVKAEVSREIELDALRTMKTDFESAARNVETTIHDNLREHEKELNDTWHSAVGGIDGASGDTGSYGSDTPAAPSWRGSTAALAPKRRNWRVKQAATPVWYKRATTRRTHVQSGAARVARHQPASLRRPTRFF, encoded by the coding sequence ATGCTGGATCTCGGTCTTACGAAGATGGCGCTGATCGGCGTCGTCGCGCTCGTGGTGCTCGGCCCCGAGCGCCTGCCGCGCGTCGCGCGTACGGCAGGCGCATTGTTCGGCCGCGCGCAGCGGTACATCAACGACGTGAAGGCCGAGGTCTCGCGCGAAATCGAACTCGACGCGCTGCGGACGATGAAGACCGATTTCGAGTCGGCCGCGCGCAATGTCGAGACGACCATTCACGACAACCTGCGCGAGCACGAGAAGGAACTGAACGACACGTGGCATTCCGCGGTCGGTGGTATTGACGGGGCTTCCGGCGACACCGGGTCGTACGGTTCCGACACGCCCGCGGCGCCGTCGTGGCGCGGCAGTACGGCCGCACTCGCGCCGAAGCGCCGCAACTGGCGTGTCAAGCAGGCGGCGACGCCTGTCTGGTACAAGCGCGCGACCACCCGCCGCACGCATGTGCAGTCGGGCGCCGCGCGTGTCGCGCGCCACCAGCCGGCCAGCCTGCGCCGGCCGACGCGCTTCTTCTGA
- the tatA gene encoding Sec-independent protein translocase subunit TatA, protein MGGLSIWHWLIVLLIVALVFGTKKLRNIGNDLGSAVKGFKDGMKEGETPADAQQLPRSGSVDVNAKETTRSDSNKA, encoded by the coding sequence ATGGGTGGATTGAGCATTTGGCACTGGCTGATCGTGCTGCTGATCGTCGCGCTGGTTTTCGGTACGAAGAAGCTGCGCAACATCGGCAACGATCTCGGCAGCGCGGTGAAGGGTTTCAAGGACGGCATGAAGGAAGGCGAAACGCCGGCGGACGCGCAGCAACTGCCGCGCTCGGGCTCGGTCGACGTCAACGCGAAGGAAACGACGCGTTCCGATTCGAACAAGGCGTAA